From a single Fusobacterium sp. IOR10 genomic region:
- a CDS encoding sodium ion-translocating decarboxylase subunit beta has translation VVQKVGQEENPANFLLMHAMGPNVAGVIGSAVAAGVLLNIFG, from the coding sequence GAGTAGTACAAAAAGTTGGTCAAGAAGAAAATCCTGCAAACTTTTTATTAATGCATGCAATGGGACCAAATGTTGCAGGAGTAATAGGGTCAGCAGTTGCAGCAGGGGTATTATTAAATATATTTGGGTAA